One region of Armigeres subalbatus isolate Guangzhou_Male chromosome 3, GZ_Asu_2, whole genome shotgun sequence genomic DNA includes:
- the LOC134219314 gene encoding trypsin-7-like, protein MNVFLVFALFVVAVTAGHEEDIWLQFNRRMLGAYYELKDRSLITGRIVGGIDANIENFPYQLSLRRNDVHNCGASVISDRWALSAAHCTHPLPDVDTISLRGGTSNRLEGGTIFTVELIVNHPQYNSWTLENDICVIRTVEVLQGLHITPIQLVPAETYYPHGTRAVVSGWGLTSVPGTSPAILQMIDIPLIDQVTCRAAWPGSVTDDMLCAGESGRSACSMDSGGPLVTGGRQIGVVSWGAPDCLGNRPSGYARVAHPPIRNWINDVTGV, encoded by the exons ATGAATGTGTTCTTGGTGTTTGCGTTATTTGTAGTGGCAGTTACTGCAGGCCATGAGGAGGACATATGGCTGCAGTTCAACAGACGTATGCTCGGTGCATATTATGAACTCAAGGATAGATCCCTTATAACTGGACGGATTGTCGGAGGTATTGATGCCAACATTGAAAACTTTCCCTACCAACTCTCCTTGCGACGCAATGATGTACATAACTGTGGTGCCTCGGTTATATCTGATCGTTGGGCTCTATCAGCTGCTCATTGCACTCATCCATTGCCTGATGTAGACACC ATCAGTCTTCGAGGAGGTACTTCCAACCGACTGGAAGGAGGCACAATTTTTACTGTTGAGTTGATTGTAAATCATCCCCAATACAATTCTTGGACATTAGAAAACGATATCTGCGTGATCCGTACTGTAGAGGTCTTGCAGGGTTTGCATATTACTCCTATTCAACTGGTACCAGCTGAGACATACTATCCTCATGGAACTCGTGCCGTCGTGTCGGGATGGGGACTTACG agTGTACCTGGAACCTCACCGGCAATCCTGCAGATGATCGATATTCCGCTGATTGATCAGGTAACTTGTCGTGCAGCATGGCCCGGGTCGGTGACAGATGA TATGCTCTGCGCTGGTGAATCAGGACGCTCCGCTTGCAGCATGGACAGTGGAGGCCCACTGGTAACTGGAGGACGCCAGATTGGAGTTGTATCTTGGGGAGCTCCCGACTGTCTTGGCAATCGACCTAGTGGCTATGCTCGAGTTGCGCATCCTCCTATTCGTAACTGGATCAACGATGTCACTGGAGTTTGA